From Chionomys nivalis chromosome 21, mChiNiv1.1, whole genome shotgun sequence, a single genomic window includes:
- the Best2 gene encoding bestrophin-2, giving the protein MTVTYTARVANARFGGFSQLLLLWRGSIYKLLWRELLCFLGLYMALSAAYRFLLAEEQKRYFEKLVMYCDQYASLIPVSFVLGFYVTLVVHRWWNQYLCMPLPDALMCVVVGTVHGRDDRGRLYRRTLMRYAGLSAVLILRSVSTAVFKRFPTIDHVVEAGFMTREERKKFENLNSSYNKYWVPCVWFSNLAAQARREGRIRDNSALKLLLEELNAFRSKCGMLFHYDWISIPLVYTQVVTIAVYSYFLACLIGRQFLDPAQGYKDHTLDLCIPIFTLLQFFFYAGWLKVAEQLINPFGEDDDDFETNFLIDRNFQVSMLAVDEMYDDLAMLEKDLYWDAAEARAPYTAATAFLRQQPSFQGSTFDIALAKEDMQFQRLDGVDGPLGEAHGDFLQRLLPLGAGSMGPLGRRLSLLRRKNSCVSEASTAASCGCAGAADSTGVECGCGEPLLDPSQREPELEPPACPEPPAPIPGPTAEPFTTVPIPGPRAPAPPWLPSPIGEEEESPA; this is encoded by the exons ATGACCGTCACCTACACAGCCCGAGTGGCGAATGCCCGCTTCGGTGGCTTCtcgcagctgctgctgctgtggcgcGGAAGCATCTACAAGCTCCTGTGGCGAGAGCTGCTGTGTTTCCTGGGGCTCTACATGGCGCTGAGCGCCGCCTATCG CTTCTTACTGGCAGAAGAGCAGAAGCGCTACTTCGAGAAACTTGTCATGTACTGCGACCAGTACGCCAGCCTCATCCCCGTCTCCTTCGTGCTTG GCTTCTACGTGACGCTGGTGGTGCATCGCTGGTGGAACCAGTACTTGTGCATGCCACTGCCGGACGCACTTATGTGCGTGGTGGTCGGTACGGTGCACGGGCGCGACGATCGAGGCCGCCTCTACCGGCGCACGCTCATGCGCTACGCAGGCCTCTCCGCGGTGCTGATCCTTCGGTCCGTCAGCACAGCCGTCTTCAAGCGGTTCCCCACCATAGACCACGTGGTGGAGGCTG GATTTATGACCCGCGAGGAACGCAAGAAGTTCGAGAACTTAAACTCATCCTACAACAAGTACTGGGTGCCCTGCGTGTGGTTCTCTAACCTGGCGGCGCAGGCGCGGCGAGAGGGGCGCATCCGCGACAACAGTGCCCTTAAGCTGCTGCTGGAG GAGCTGAATGCGTTTCGGAGCAAATGTGGGATGCTGTTTCACTACGACTGGATTAGCATACCCCTCGTCTACACCCAG GTAGTGACCATCGCTGTGTACAGCTACTTCCTTGCTTGCCTCATCGGCCGTCAATTCCTAGACCCTGCACAGGGCTACAAAGACCACACCTTGGACCTGTGCATTCCCATCTTCACCTTACTGCAGTTCTTCTTCTACGCTGGCTGGCTTAag GTAGCAGAGCAGCTCATCAACCCTTTTGGAGAGGACGACGACGACTTTGAGACCAACTTTCTTATTGACCGCAACTTCCAG GTGTCGATGCTAGCCGTGGACGAGATGTATGACGACTTGGCTATGCTGGAAAAAGATCTATACTGGGATGCGGCCGAGGCTCGCGCGCCCTACACCGCCGCCACCGCTTTCCTGCGGCAGCAGCCCTCCTTCCAGGGCTCCACCTTTGATATAGC GCTGGCTAAGGAGGACATGCAGTTCCAGCGGCTGGACGGCGTGGACGGCCCCCTGGGAGAGGCTCACGGGGACTTTCTGCAGCGCCTCCTGCCGCTGGGTGCGGGCTCTATGGGTCCGCTGGGGCGGCGCCTGTCGCTGTTAAGGCGTAAGAACAGCTGCGTGTCAGAGGCGTCCACGGCGGCCAGCTGCGGGTGTGCAGGCGCAGCGGATAGCACAGGGGTTGAGTGTGGTTGTGGAGAGCCATTGCTTGACCCCAGCCAGCGGGAGCCCGAGCTCGAGCCCCCCGCATGTCCTGAACCACCTGCCCCCATCCCGGGGCCGACGGCTGAACCTTTCACCACCGTACCCATTCCAGGGCCCCGGGCTCCAGCGCCGCCTTGGCTGCCCAGCCCTattggagaggaggaagagagtccAGCTTGA